The Chloroflexota bacterium genome includes a region encoding these proteins:
- a CDS encoding PDDEXK nuclease domain-containing protein, with amino-acid sequence MPSERTPNRQQLQRQRSALSQNVPYQAVFGDVSKIIDAARESAARSVNAAMTAAYWLIGRRIVEFEQSGEERAEYGSALIERLAEDLTVQFGRGFSLRNIYNMRLFYLDHPTDRILQTPSAKLAALPRRQIRQASSGISEATSVEVGFDDLLIAFPLPWSAYVRLLSVRDKHAREFYETEALKGGWSVRQLDRQIGSQFYERTALSKNKAAMLTSGQEQRPQDLAVPQEQIKDPFVLEFLDLKDEYSEGDLEDALIRHLETFLMELGDDFCFMGRQRRLRIGNRWYRVDLLFYHRGLRCLVVIDLKIGAFSHADAGQMHLYLNYAREHWVREDENPPVGLILCSEKDESLARYALDGLPNNVMAGEYRITLPDEKLLATELDRTRQAMELRGAPSENDQEE; translated from the coding sequence ATGCCGTCCGAGCGGACTCCCAACCGTCAACAGCTTCAGCGGCAGCGTTCGGCCCTCAGCCAGAACGTTCCGTACCAGGCCGTCTTCGGAGACGTGTCGAAGATCATCGACGCGGCCAGGGAGTCGGCCGCCCGCTCGGTGAACGCCGCCATGACCGCCGCCTATTGGCTCATTGGGCGGCGCATCGTCGAGTTCGAGCAGTCGGGAGAAGAGCGGGCCGAGTACGGATCGGCGCTCATCGAGAGGCTGGCTGAGGACCTGACCGTGCAGTTCGGTCGGGGCTTCTCACTTCGGAACATCTACAACATGCGCCTGTTCTATCTAGACCATCCGACCGACCGAATTCTCCAGACACCGTCTGCAAAATTGGCTGCGCTTCCTCGACGGCAGATTCGCCAGGCGTCGTCTGGCATTTCCGAAGCCACCTCCGTCGAGGTGGGTTTCGACGACCTTCTGATCGCCTTTCCTTTGCCCTGGTCAGCCTACGTGCGTCTCCTGTCCGTCAGGGACAAGCACGCCCGCGAGTTCTACGAGACGGAGGCGCTGAAGGGAGGATGGTCGGTCCGTCAGCTAGACCGGCAGATCGGCTCCCAGTTCTACGAGCGCACAGCCCTCTCGAAGAACAAGGCCGCCATGCTGACCAGCGGACAGGAGCAGCGTCCCCAAGACCTCGCAGTGCCCCAGGAGCAGATTAAGGACCCTTTCGTCCTGGAGTTCCTCGATCTCAAGGACGAGTACTCCGAGGGCGACCTGGAAGACGCGCTGATACGCCACCTGGAGACCTTCCTCATGGAGCTGGGAGACGACTTCTGCTTCATGGGCAGGCAGAGGAGGCTGCGCATCGGCAACAGGTGGTACCGGGTGGACCTGCTGTTCTATCACCGGGGCCTGCGATGTCTCGTGGTCATCGACCTGAAGATCGGGGCGTTTAGCCACGCAGACGCCGGGCAGATGCACCTCTACCTGAACTACGCGCGGGAGCACTGGGTGCGCGAGGACGAGAACCCGCCCGTCGGCCTTATCCTCTGCTCCGAGAAGGACGAGTCGTTGGCGCGGTACGCCCTCGATGGTCTGCCGAACAACGTGATGGCGGGGGAGTACCGGATCACCCTGCCCGATGAGAAGCTGCTGGCCACTGAGCTTGACCGGACAAGGCAGGCGATGGAGTTGCGTGGAGCACCCTCAGAGAACGACCAGGAGGAGTGA